One Longimicrobiales bacterium DNA window includes the following coding sequences:
- a CDS encoding group 1 truncated hemoglobin, with protein sequence MRGNSTFDRLGGFARIRLLVSDFYERVLDHPDLTPYFERIDMARLIDHQTKFMSAVMGGPAAFTNDQISRAHTRLGIRPEHFDTLADLFRETLEDFGVDAAEVATLHAHVLSMREHVVGSP encoded by the coding sequence ATGCGCGGGAATAGCACATTCGACAGGCTTGGCGGGTTCGCGCGGATCCGGCTGCTGGTTTCGGACTTCTACGAGCGGGTGCTGGATCATCCCGATCTGACGCCGTACTTCGAGCGGATCGACATGGCGCGGCTCATTGACCACCAGACGAAGTTCATGTCTGCAGTCATGGGCGGCCCGGCAGCGTTCACGAACGATCAGATCAGTCGAGCGCACACGCGGCTCGGCATACGGCCCGAGCACTTCGACACGCTGGCGGACCTGTTCCGCGAGACGCTCGAGGACTTCGGCGTCGATGCGGCTGAAGTTGCCACGCTGCACGCTCACGTCCTCAGCATGCGCGAGCACGTTGTCGGGAGTCCGTGA
- a CDS encoding MBL fold metallo-hydrolase: MSSFAVLIHGARGSIPAPGSAFEDAGGNTSCMEFRTGAARLLLDAGSGMRNVVFDPAAGAADVDLLLTHFHWDHIIGLPWLAALHDAGATVRIHAPCPPGVRLQDVLGGTLAPVYFPLPIRAFAAAVSLHPVSEGTFEVAGCDVSAVRVAHPSRTFAYRVQCGARSAVYAPDSEPDIDTTAREQLVRLSADADLLIHDAMYTEAEYPRRHGWGHATPAQASRLASEAGVRRLLLFHHDPLRTDAALRRLLEEGRCAAAPGLDVQLAREGECITLEG; the protein is encoded by the coding sequence GTGTCGAGCTTCGCAGTCTTAATCCATGGCGCCCGCGGCTCGATACCCGCCCCCGGCAGCGCGTTCGAAGATGCCGGCGGCAACACCAGCTGCATGGAATTTCGCACCGGCGCCGCACGCCTGCTCCTGGACGCCGGCAGCGGCATGCGTAACGTGGTGTTCGACCCTGCGGCTGGTGCCGCCGACGTGGACCTGCTGCTGACGCACTTCCACTGGGATCACATCATCGGACTGCCCTGGCTGGCTGCGCTCCATGACGCCGGCGCCACTGTCCGGATTCATGCGCCATGCCCGCCGGGCGTGCGGCTGCAGGACGTGCTCGGCGGCACATTGGCACCGGTCTACTTCCCGCTGCCCATACGGGCGTTCGCGGCCGCCGTGTCGCTCCATCCGGTATCTGAAGGCACGTTCGAAGTCGCGGGCTGCGATGTCAGCGCAGTGCGGGTGGCACACCCCTCGCGCACGTTCGCCTACCGCGTGCAGTGCGGAGCGCGAAGCGCGGTCTACGCGCCGGACAGTGAGCCGGACATCGACACTACCGCCAGAGAGCAGCTGGTCCGATTGTCCGCCGACGCAGACCTGCTCATCCATGACGCCATGTATACGGAGGCGGAGTATCCACGCCGTCACGGATGGGGTCACGCCACGCCGGCGCAAGCCTCACGGTTGGCCTCTGAGGCGGGCGTGCGCCGGCTGCTTCTGTTCCATCATGACCCGCTCCGTACGGACGCGGCGTTGCGGCGACTGCTCGAGGAGGGGCGCTGCGCCGCTGCGCCGGGACTGGACGTACAGCTTGCACGCGAGGGCGAATGCATCACGCTGGAAGGCTGA
- a CDS encoding TfoX/Sxy family protein, which yields MPVSGEYREFVLEQLGRVVPVLSRSMFGGVGIYANGLFFALMADDTLYLKVDDTNRAEFERIGSGPFRPFGDNRVMQYYELPADILEDVEALAPWVERAIDVAARARRRQR from the coding sequence ATGCCCGTCTCCGGCGAGTACCGCGAGTTCGTCCTGGAACAGCTCGGCCGCGTAGTGCCCGTCTTGTCCCGCAGCATGTTCGGCGGTGTCGGCATCTACGCGAACGGGCTGTTCTTCGCGCTGATGGCTGACGACACGCTGTACCTCAAGGTCGACGACACGAATCGCGCCGAGTTCGAGCGTATCGGCAGCGGACCGTTCCGCCCGTTCGGCGATAATCGTGTCATGCAGTATTACGAGCTGCCGGCCGACATCCTGGAGGACGTCGAAGCGCTCGCGCCCTGGGTCGAGCGCGCCATCGACGTCGCCGCACGTGCCCGCCGCAGGCAGCGCTGA
- a CDS encoding adenylate/guanylate cyclase domain-containing protein, which produces MSTVADFCIADQLSTGVALADAAIWELRYENERFATWFPAEPGVESTLLRRVPGFEPEHVAQRLARGRPARLEVTVRVGPRSTPLMIDFRPEIVDGIDMVVVEAQNITRQKEAEYMLDSYSRMMERQARDLEQEKERVERLLLNVMPRSVAAELRDFGTTTPRSFGSASVLLLDFVDFTEMAVSRDPSALVAELNDVFTSFDRIMEHSRCERIKTIGDGYLAVAGVPEPDPDHERNIARAALRMRKFLRRRNTSARHRWDCRIGIGHGPVIGSIVGVQKYVYDIFGPAVNYAARLEALCEPMQILISAELAELIGDEFIVRSLGPLEVKGFGTSEVFALEDEARKGH; this is translated from the coding sequence ATGAGCACAGTCGCCGACTTCTGCATCGCGGACCAGCTGAGTACAGGAGTCGCCCTCGCCGATGCGGCGATCTGGGAGCTGCGCTACGAGAACGAGCGATTTGCGACGTGGTTCCCCGCGGAGCCGGGCGTCGAGTCGACGCTCCTCCGCAGGGTGCCGGGCTTCGAGCCGGAACACGTAGCGCAGCGCCTCGCCCGCGGCCGTCCTGCACGCCTGGAGGTGACCGTGCGGGTTGGCCCGCGCAGCACACCGCTCATGATCGACTTCCGGCCGGAGATAGTGGATGGAATCGACATGGTCGTGGTGGAGGCGCAGAACATTACGCGGCAGAAGGAGGCCGAGTACATGCTCGACTCGTATTCCCGGATGATGGAGCGCCAGGCGCGGGACCTCGAGCAGGAGAAGGAGCGCGTGGAGCGGCTGCTGCTGAACGTGATGCCGCGCTCCGTCGCCGCGGAGCTCCGCGACTTCGGCACCACTACACCCCGCAGCTTCGGCTCCGCGTCCGTGCTGCTGCTGGACTTTGTCGACTTCACGGAAATGGCCGTGTCGCGCGATCCCAGCGCGCTGGTCGCCGAGTTGAACGACGTGTTCACATCGTTCGACCGCATCATGGAGCACTCCCGCTGCGAACGCATCAAGACCATCGGCGATGGATACCTCGCGGTGGCGGGCGTCCCGGAGCCGGATCCGGATCACGAGCGCAACATTGCCCGGGCTGCACTGCGGATGCGCAAGTTCCTGCGTCGCCGCAACACGTCGGCACGGCACCGGTGGGACTGTCGCATAGGCATTGGCCATGGCCCGGTTATCGGGTCCATCGTCGGCGTGCAGAAGTACGTGTATGACATCTTCGGACCCGCAGTAAATTACGCTGCACGGCTGGAGGCGCTGTGCGAGCCGATGCAGATCCTGATCAGCGCGGAGCTGGCCGAGCTCATCGGCGACGAGTTCATCGTACGCTCGCTGGGGCCGCTGGAGGTGAAGGGATTCGGCACCAGTGAGGTGTTCGCGCTGGAGGATGAGGCGAGGAAGGGACACTGA
- a CDS encoding rhomboid family intramembrane serine protease, with protein MVIPIGDDNTGRHITPLVTYGLIATNLAVWLFQLTAGEDFTYGYSTVPLEITQGTDLTSSQSVTVGGQTVTVPHATGPSPIQLTLLTSMFMHASWMHFLGNMVYLWIFGDNVEDHLGHVRFLFFYLMCGFAATLAMVFAAPDSIIPGLGASGAIAGVLGAYLIKFPKSPVRVLMMRAVTTVPAFVAIGLWVLLQIFGQISVAGGQAGGVAYLAHIGGFVAGVILIMIFGRSLRKPATA; from the coding sequence ATGGTAATCCCGATCGGCGACGACAACACCGGACGTCACATAACACCGTTGGTGACCTACGGACTGATCGCGACGAATCTCGCGGTCTGGCTCTTTCAGTTGACGGCCGGTGAGGACTTTACCTATGGCTACAGCACGGTCCCGCTGGAGATCACGCAGGGGACCGACCTCACCTCCTCACAATCCGTCACAGTGGGCGGACAGACCGTCACGGTGCCCCACGCCACCGGACCTTCACCGATCCAGCTGACGCTGCTCACCTCCATGTTCATGCATGCGTCGTGGATGCATTTCCTCGGTAACATGGTCTACCTCTGGATCTTTGGTGACAACGTCGAGGACCACCTCGGCCACGTGCGGTTTCTCTTCTTCTATCTGATGTGCGGGTTTGCAGCGACCCTCGCCATGGTGTTCGCCGCGCCTGATTCCATAATCCCCGGCCTCGGCGCTTCGGGAGCCATCGCCGGCGTGCTCGGGGCATACCTGATCAAGTTCCCGAAGAGCCCGGTGCGCGTGCTCATGATGCGGGCGGTCACGACCGTGCCGGCTTTCGTCGCCATCGGGTTATGGGTGCTGCTGCAGATCTTCGGGCAGATCAGCGTCGCTGGTGGCCAGGCCGGGGGAGTGGCCTATCTCGCGCACATCGGGGGCTTCGTTGCGGGCGTCATCCTTATCATGATCTTCGGAAGGTCGCTGCGGAAACCGGCGACTGCGTGA
- a CDS encoding BsuPI-related putative proteinase inhibitor, translating to MQFHSDNDSVDINLLAPSRARVGERVPITIVLRNGQPRTIGLASVGPDIAFDIIVSRNEVVVWQRLHGQTIALALQVRMLQPGESLELRDAWHAHVDAGHYDVVGRIITDAEPLETPPVRVEIIAG from the coding sequence ATGCAATTCCATAGCGACAACGACTCCGTCGACATCAACCTGCTGGCGCCGTCCCGCGCCCGCGTCGGCGAGCGTGTGCCGATCACCATCGTGCTCCGCAACGGGCAGCCGCGAACGATCGGACTGGCGTCCGTCGGCCCCGACATCGCCTTCGACATCATCGTATCGCGTAATGAGGTGGTGGTGTGGCAGCGTCTCCACGGGCAGACGATTGCGCTGGCGCTGCAGGTGAGGATGCTGCAGCCGGGTGAATCGCTGGAACTGCGTGACGCGTGGCACGCGCACGTCGATGCGGGCCACTACGATGTAGTGGGGCGGATAATCACCGATGCCGAGCCGCTGGAAACGCCGCCGGTCAGAGTGGAGATCATCGCGGGTTGA